The following proteins are co-located in the Eleginops maclovinus isolate JMC-PN-2008 ecotype Puerto Natales chromosome 1, JC_Emac_rtc_rv5, whole genome shotgun sequence genome:
- the ccdc22 gene encoding coiled-coil domain-containing protein 22, with translation MEEVDKILIHALKQVGTEVSEETGSVKQFSSELIVEAVVRCVRVIDSGLGGALPTSLPPGMSARFRVGMSLAQACQDIGYKGEIGYQTFLYSNEPEIRSLLMFLVEKLPRESAETSDQPQGKSAVLQRAIAAAIKAQLSVPWLPPNCRLPLHSETQSPGALHRFHVQPLSLPHCSPGKKQLKEVKDYHRDILPPVTAQPSHHASVVASILEQHTAELSAAQEWDNEWNSQGLLSRLKPQEYRSRKLTRLRKRIQEQLRSAAQPSPESALGGPRSTCDLSELLQAFRGSAPSDHILTKGSHFTHTQKFTFTQTETSASIPFVHQSDGDVQLRQQEEQLSLQQQLQQLCSEVDQLTADMKHMTVTHAQVLDELKQRELGNSENVEKMQVKKKTIDLLPDSDDNLEKLKALVEASAKRVVNLASQWEKHRAPLIDEHRRLKEICSKQDLESSKKLSEIKSLHDKIRVSTEEAKKKEETYKQLVTELENLPQDASRLAYTQRILEIVSNIKKQKEEITKILSDTKDLQKEINSLTGKLDRTFAVTDELVFKDAKKDESVRKSYKYLAALHENCNQLIQTIEYTGTILREIRDLEEQIETENGSKTVANLERILSDYKAIRQENSALAAKVREG, from the exons ATGGAAGAAGTTGACAAGATTTTGATTCACGCCCTCAAACAAGTTGGCAC GGAGGTGAGTGAGGAGACCGGCAGCGTCAAACAGTTCAGCAGTGAGCTCATAGTGGAGGCGGTGGTGAGATGTGTCCGGGTGATTGATTCGGGCCTGGGGGGCGCACTGCCGACCTCCCTGCCCCCTGGCATGTCTGCCCGCTTCAGAGTGGGCATGAGCCTGGCACAGGCCTGTCAG GACATTGGTTATAAAGGAGAGATCGGCTACCAGACGTTTCTGTACAGCAATGAGCCAGAGATCCGCTCCCTGCTCATGTTCCTGGTGGAGAAGCTGCCCAGGGAGAGCGCAGAGACCTCAGACCAGCCCCAAG gTAAATCGGCGGTCCTGCAGAGAGCTATCGCTGCTGCAATCAAAGCTCAGCTGTCTGTGCCCTGGCTGCCTCCAAACTGCAGACTGCCTCTGCACAGTGAAACACAA AGTCCAGGAGCATTGCACAGATTTCATGTCCAGCCTCTGAGTTTACCACACTGTTCTCCTGGGAAGAAGCAGCTGAAAG AGGTGAAGGACTACCATCGAGACATTCTTCCTCCTGTGACTGCACAGCCTTCCCATCATGCCTCTGTGGTGGCGTCCATATTGGAGCAGCACACAGCAGAACTCAGCGCTGCTCAGGAGTGGGACAACGAGTGGAACAGTCAAGGCCTCCTGTCTCGCCTCAAAccacag GAGTATCGCTCCAGGAAGCTGACCCGGCTGCGGAAACGCATCCAGGAGCAGCTGCGCTCGGCTGCACAGCCCTCTCCTGAAAGTGCCTTGGGGGGTCCTCGGTCCACCTGTGACTTGTCTGAGCTCCTGCAGGCCTTCAGAGGCTCCGCCCCCTCTGACCACATCCTGACCAAGGGCAgccacttcacacacacacagaagttcACCTTCACACAG acagaaaCCAGCGCCTCCATCCCCTTTGTCCATCAGTCGGACGGTGATGTGCAGCTccggcagcaggaggagcagctctcGCTCCAGCAGCAGTtgcagcagctctgcagtgAGGTGGACCAGCTCACTGCAGACATGAAGCACATGACCGTCACTCAtgcacag GTGTTGGACGAGTTGAAGCAACGAGAGTTGGGGAACTCTGAAAATGTGGAGAAGATGCAggtgaagaagaaaacaatCGACCTGTTGCCAGACTCAGACGACAACCTGGAGAAGCTGAAG GCTCTGGTGGAGGCCAGTGCCAAGCGGGTGGTGAACCTGGCCTCTCAGTGGGAGAAGCACCGCGCTCCACTCATCGACGAGCACCGCAGGCTCAAAGAAATCTGCAGCAAACAAGAT CTGGAGTCATCCAAAAAGCTGTCTGAAATCAAATCTCTGCACGATAAAATCCGTGTGTCTACAGAGGAGGCcaagaagaaagaagagacCTATAAACAGCTG GTAACAGAGTTAGAGAATCTTCCTCAGGACGCGTCCCGGTTAGCATACACTCAGAGGATTCTAGAGATCGTCAGCAACATCAAGAAACAGAAGGAGGAAATCACAAAG ATTTTGTCGGACACTAAGGATCTCCAGAAAGAGATCAACAGCCTGACGGGAAAACTGGACAGGACCTTCGCAGTGACTGATGAGCTGGTCTTTAAG GACGCCAAAAAAGATGAATCCGTCCGCAAATCCTACAAGTACCTGGCTGCCCTGCACGAA AACTGTAATCAGTTGATCCAGACCATCGAGTACACTGGCACAATCCTGAGAGAGATTCGAGATCTAGAAGAGCAG ATTGAGACAGAAAACGGCAGTAAAACCGTGGCCAACCTCGAGAGGATTCTGAGTGACTACAAGGCCATCCGACAGGAGAACTCTGCTCTTGCTGCCAAAGTTCGGGAAGGCTGA